GACCTCGGCCAGGTCGGCGGCCAGGAGACGGCCCAGCTGACGGTGGCGCAGATGCCCGCGCACAGCCACGGCGCCCAGCTGCGCGGCAGCAGCGCCGCCGGCAACACCGACAGCCCGGCCGGCGCGGTCTCGGCCAAGCTGGCGCGCTCCAATGTCTACAGCAGCGCGGGGCCCGACACCAATATGAGCGCCAGCGCGATCACGGTCGGCAGCGCCGGCAACGGCCAGCCCTTCTCGATCCGCGACCCCTATCTGGGCCTGCGCTACTGCATCGCGATCGAGGGCATCTTCCCCTCGCGCAACTAAGCCCGGCACCGGGGGTGCCGCGATGCACGGCGCCCCGATCGGCTCCTTCTTACTCGAACTTGCTGAAGTCCGGCTGGCGCTTCTGGAAGAAGGCCTGGAAGGCCTCCATCGCCTCGGGGCTGCGCAGGCGCCCGCTGAAGATATCCGCCTCGGTCTTGATCGCCTCGTTCACGGCCTCGCGCTGCGGCGCGCGCATCAGGCGCTTACTCTCGCGCACCGCGCTGGGCGCCAGGGTGTTGAAGCGCTCGGCGACGCGACGCGCATGGTTGACCACCTCGCCGGACGGCAGCACCGCGTTGGCGATGCCGCATTCCACCGCCTGCTCGCCGGTGAAGGGGTCGCCCAGCAGCAGCTTCTCGGCCGCGCGGCGATTGCCCATCAGCTGCGGCACCAGCAGGCTGGAGCCGAACTCCGGCACCAGGCCCAGCGCGACAAAGGGCATCGCCAGGCGGGCATCGTCGGCCACATAGACGAAGTCGCAATGCAGCAGCAGGGTGGTGCCGATGCCGATCGCGGCGCCGGTCACCGCGGCGATCACCGGCTTCTCGCAGGCCAGCAGCGCGCGCATGAACTGGAACACCGGCGCATCGTCGCCGGTGCGCGGGCGGGCCATGAAGTCCTCCAGGTCGTTGCCGGAGGTGAAGATGCCGGGCTGGCCGTAGATCAGGATGGCGCGCACCTCGCCAGCACCGGCGGCGGCGTTGATGGCATCGGCCATCTGCTGGTACATGTCGCCGGTCAGCGCGTTCTTCTTCTCGGGTCGGGCGATTTCGATGCCGGCCACGCCGTTGACGATCGCGGTCTTGATGCTCATGTCGGGGTCTCCTGTGGGAATGGGTGTGATTGTCGGGGCAGCCCGCGGCTTCATCAGGCCGTGGCGGTCAGCGCCTGCACCTGGGTCCAGTGGTTGGCCAGATGCATCAGATGGGCGCGCTGGTATTCGGCACGACTCAGCTCGCCATAGGCGAAATGCGGCCGCAACGCCCCCTTGTGCGTCGCGAAGGCGTCCATCGCATCCAGCAGGCGCTGCACCGAGGCCCGCAGGCTCTGCCGGGGATCCAGCGCCGGCGCGCCGGGGATGGGTTCGGCCAGGTTGTGGCTCATCTGGCCGCGCGCGTCGAACCAGGCGAAGGCGGCGCGGCCGAGGGTCTGCTGGAACAGCGCGCCCTTGGGCTCCGGATAGCCCTGCATCGAGAACTCGATGCTCTGCGCCGCATGCTGCAGCATCTGCGCCAAGCTCCATTGCTCATGCGCCAGATGATGCTGGCGCATCAGCAGCTCCAGCACCGATTCGCGCGCCTGCGGCCAGCCGGCAAAGCCGGGCGACAGCGCGCCCGCGCAGCCGCTCAGGCCCAGGGGGGCGCTCGCGGCGATCAGCAGCTGGCGGCGTCGCATCGCAAGCAGCTCAGGCCAGCCAGGCGGGCACCTGCGGCCACAGGCTGGATTCGAAACCGCGGCGAAAGAAACCGAAATGGCCGATGCGGCGCACGCCCACGTCCTTGGGTGCGATGCGGCGCAGCTCGGGCCGGGCGCCGGCATAGAAGCCGTGCAGCGATTCGGTATTGCGGCGCGACATGAACTCGTCGTCGGTAAAAGCCAGCGACAGCATCGGCGTCGCCAGCGCCGCGTACTGCGCGCGCAGCGCCTCGCCGCCCTCGCCCATCATGTAGCCGGGGTCCAGGCACCAGCGCCGCCATTGCGCCATCACGCCCTTCGGCAGGTCGCCGACCTTGCGCAGCTTGCGGCCCGGGAAATAGCCGAACAGCGGCAGCGCCAGCGGCACGAGCACATACCAGAGCCACCAGACATAGCGCTTCAGGCCCGCGCTGTTCTCGCGCCAGTAGCCGCTGCCGCAGCCCACGGTGACCGCGCGGCTGACGCGCGCGCGGTTCGGCAGCAGGCCGAGGATCTGGCCGCCCAGGCTGTGGCCCAGCCAGTGGATGGGTTTGTGCTCACCGCCCAGCCGGCGCGACAGCTCGTCCAGCGCCGCGCTGGCATCGCGCTCGGCCCAGGTGCGGATGTCCGCATCCAGGCCTTTCAGCGAGCGCTGCATCGCGGCCGGGCGCGAGGCGCCCATGCCGCGGTAATCGAAGCTCAGCACCAGCCAGCCCTGCGCCGCCATCCAGCGCGCGAAGTCCGCGTAGTAGCGCTGCTCGACGCCCATCGCCGGCGCGATCAGCAGCCCGGCCTTGGCCGTGGCCGCATCGCCGTAGCAATGGCCCTTCAGTTCGAAACCGTCGGTCGCTGCAAAGCTGATGATGCTCATCGCGGACTCCCTGCGCTGGAATCAAGACGGCAAGCGCGGCCGGAGCCGCGCCTGCGATCGAACGCTTACAGGCGCTCGATGATGCCGGCTGCGCCCTGGCCGGCGCCGACGCACATGGTCACCATGCCGTACTTGGCGCCGGTGCGGCGCAGGCCATGGATGACCGAAGCCGCGCGGATCGCGCCGGTGGCGCCCAGCGGGTGGCCCAGCGCGATCGCGCCGCCGTTCGGGTTCACCTTGCTGCGGTCCAGCACGATGCCCTTGCTGTCCAGGTCGTTCAGCACGGCCAGCGACTGCGCGGCGAAGGCCTCGTTCAGCTCGATCCAGCCCAGGTCGGCGGCGCTGATGCCGGCCAGCTTCAGCGCGGCGGGGATGGCCTCGATCGGGCCGATGCCCATGATCTCGGGCGGCACGCCGCGCACGGTGAAGCTGACGAAGCGGGCCAGCGGCTTCAGGTCGAAGCGCTTGACCGCGGCTTCCGAGGCCACGATCAGCGCGCCGGCGCCGTCCGAGGTCTGCGAGCTGTTGCCGGCGGTGACGCTGCCCTTGGCGGCGAACACCGGCTTGAGCTTCGCCAGGCCTTCCAGCGAGGTGTCCTTGCGCGGGCCTTCGTCGATGTCGACGACGCGCTTCCTGGTGATCACGCCGTCGCCGCTCAGGTCGGGCTGGCGATCGATCACCTCGAAGGGCGTGATCTCGTCCCTGAAGTGACCGGCCTCGATGGCGGCCAGCGCGCGGCGGTGCGATTCCAGCGAGAAGGCGTCCTGGTCCTCGCGCGAGACCTTCCACTTCTCGGCCACCTTCTCGGCGGTCAGGCCCATGCCGTACGCCAGGCCGATGTTCTCGTCGCGCTCGAAGATCGCGGGCGGGAAGCTGGGCTTGTTGCCGCCCATCGGCACCATCGACATCGACTCGACGCCGCCGGCGATCATCACCTCGGCTTCGCCGACGCGGATGCGGTCCGCCGCCATCGCCAGGGCGGTGATGCCGGAGGCGCAGTAGCGGTTGATCGTCACGCCGCCCACCGTGTTCGGCAGGCCCGACAGCACCGCGGCCACGCGGGCGATGTTCATGCCCTGCTCGCCCTCGGGGAAGGAGCAGCCGATGATCGCGTCCTCGATCACGCTGGGGTCAAGACCCGGCACCTGGGCCAGCGCGGCCTGGATCACGCGCGACAGCATCTCGTCCGGGCGCGTGTTCTTGAAATAGCCGCGGCCCGATTTGCCGATCGGCAGGCGGGTGGCGGCGCAGATGTAAGCTTCTTGAACTTGCTTGCTCATGATGTGATTCCTTGTGGGGCCGCCTGATCAGTTGCGCACCGGCTTGCCGGTCTGCAGCATGCCCATGATGCGTTCCTGGGTCTTCGGGTGCTCCAGCAGCGAGCAGAAATGCTTGCGCTCCAGCGCCATCAGGTATTCCTCGTCGACCAGGGCACCGGCCTCGACCTCGCCGCCGCACAGCACGTCGGCGATCAGCGCGGCCAGGTGGAAGTCATGCTGGCTGATGAAGCCACCATCGCGCATGTTCGCCAGCTGCGCCTTCACGGTGGCGATGCCGGAGCGGCCCGCGACCGGGAACTTGGCCTTCAGTGGCGCGCGGTAGCCGGAGTCGGCCATGGCCTTGACCTGGGCCGAGGCGACGAACAGCAGCTCGTCCTTGTTCGGCACGATGATGTCGCTGTCCAGCAGGT
This genomic stretch from Roseateles sp. DAIF2 harbors:
- a CDS encoding DUF1569 domain-containing protein — translated: MRRRQLLIAASAPLGLSGCAGALSPGFAGWPQARESVLELLMRQHHLAHEQWSLAQMLQHAAQSIEFSMQGYPEPKGALFQQTLGRAAFAWFDARGQMSHNLAEPIPGAPALDPRQSLRASVQRLLDAMDAFATHKGALRPHFAYGELSRAEYQRAHLMHLANHWTQVQALTATA
- a CDS encoding enoyl-CoA hydratase, translating into MSIKTAIVNGVAGIEIARPEKKNALTGDMYQQMADAINAAAGAGEVRAILIYGQPGIFTSGNDLEDFMARPRTGDDAPVFQFMRALLACEKPVIAAVTGAAIGIGTTLLLHCDFVYVADDARLAMPFVALGLVPEFGSSLLVPQLMGNRRAAEKLLLGDPFTGEQAVECGIANAVLPSGEVVNHARRVAERFNTLAPSAVRESKRLMRAPQREAVNEAIKTEADIFSGRLRSPEAMEAFQAFFQKRQPDFSKFE
- a CDS encoding acetyl-CoA C-acyltransferase — protein: MSKQVQEAYICAATRLPIGKSGRGYFKNTRPDEMLSRVIQAALAQVPGLDPSVIEDAIIGCSFPEGEQGMNIARVAAVLSGLPNTVGGVTINRYCASGITALAMAADRIRVGEAEVMIAGGVESMSMVPMGGNKPSFPPAIFERDENIGLAYGMGLTAEKVAEKWKVSREDQDAFSLESHRRALAAIEAGHFRDEITPFEVIDRQPDLSGDGVITRKRVVDIDEGPRKDTSLEGLAKLKPVFAAKGSVTAGNSSQTSDGAGALIVASEAAVKRFDLKPLARFVSFTVRGVPPEIMGIGPIEAIPAALKLAGISAADLGWIELNEAFAAQSLAVLNDLDSKGIVLDRSKVNPNGGAIALGHPLGATGAIRAASVIHGLRRTGAKYGMVTMCVGAGQGAAGIIERL
- a CDS encoding alpha/beta fold hydrolase, with the translated sequence MSIISFAATDGFELKGHCYGDAATAKAGLLIAPAMGVEQRYYADFARWMAAQGWLVLSFDYRGMGASRPAAMQRSLKGLDADIRTWAERDASAALDELSRRLGGEHKPIHWLGHSLGGQILGLLPNRARVSRAVTVGCGSGYWRENSAGLKRYVWWLWYVLVPLALPLFGYFPGRKLRKVGDLPKGVMAQWRRWCLDPGYMMGEGGEALRAQYAALATPMLSLAFTDDEFMSRRNTESLHGFYAGARPELRRIAPKDVGVRRIGHFGFFRRGFESSLWPQVPAWLA